The following are from one region of the Segatella oris genome:
- the lpxD gene encoding UDP-3-O-(3-hydroxymyristoyl)glucosamine N-acyltransferase — MEFSAKQIAQFIQGRIEGDENAMVNTFAKIEEGVAGAISFLANPKYIHYLYDTKSTIVLVDDQIKTDKPVHNTTIIRVANARDCVAKLLQMYDASMRQKKTGIDSLAFISPTAKIGKEVYIGPFAYIGDDVVIGDGCQIFPNVVINEKVTLGNDCIVYPNVTLYMGTKIGSRVIIHAGSVIGADGFGFAPNGKDGYDKIPQIGIVEIADDVEIGANSCVDRSTMGSTKIKKGAKLDNLVQIAHNVEVGENTVMSAQVGIAGSTKIGQWCMFGGQVGVAGHIEIGDKVFLGAQSGVPGSLKSNQVLIGTPPMEKLPYFKSQALFQRLPEIYKELNELKKEIEELKKQR, encoded by the coding sequence ATGGAATTTTCAGCAAAGCAAATCGCCCAGTTTATCCAAGGGCGTATTGAAGGTGATGAAAACGCTATGGTGAATACCTTTGCCAAGATTGAAGAAGGAGTTGCCGGAGCCATTTCTTTCCTTGCTAACCCCAAATATATTCACTACCTTTACGATACAAAATCGACGATTGTCCTTGTTGATGACCAGATAAAAACAGATAAACCTGTACATAATACTACAATCATCAGAGTTGCCAATGCACGTGATTGTGTGGCAAAACTTCTACAGATGTATGACGCTTCCATGCGTCAGAAGAAGACCGGCATAGACAGTCTTGCATTCATTTCTCCAACGGCAAAAATCGGCAAAGAGGTCTATATAGGCCCATTTGCCTATATTGGCGATGACGTCGTTATTGGCGATGGCTGTCAGATATTCCCTAATGTTGTCATCAATGAGAAGGTTACTTTGGGAAATGATTGTATTGTCTACCCCAATGTTACCTTGTATATGGGCACTAAAATCGGCAGTCGTGTGATTATTCATGCAGGCAGTGTCATCGGTGCAGATGGCTTTGGCTTTGCCCCTAATGGCAAGGATGGTTATGACAAGATACCTCAGATAGGTATCGTTGAGATAGCCGATGATGTGGAAATCGGTGCAAATTCATGTGTAGACCGTTCTACAATGGGAAGCACAAAGATAAAGAAGGGTGCAAAACTTGATAATCTTGTGCAGATTGCTCATAATGTAGAAGTGGGCGAAAACACCGTGATGTCAGCGCAAGTCGGCATTGCCGGAAGCACGAAAATCGGTCAGTGGTGTATGTTCGGCGGTCAAGTCGGCGTAGCAGGACACATAGAGATTGGCGACAAGGTGTTCTTAGGTGCCCAGAGCGGTGTGCCGGGAAGCCTCAAAAGCAATCAGGTGTTGATTGGCACACCACCAATGGAAAAGCTCCCTTACTTTAAGTCTCAGGCTCTGTTTCAACGTCTGCCGGAGATTTATAAGGAGCTGAACGAACTGAAAAAAGAAATTGAAGAACTAAAGAAACAAAGATAA
- a CDS encoding bifunctional UDP-3-O-[3-hydroxymyristoyl] N-acetylglucosamine deacetylase/3-hydroxyacyl-ACP dehydratase encodes MEAKKQTTLKGNFSLFGKGLHTGLNLTVTFNPAPENTGYKIQRIDIEGQPIIDAVAENVVDTQRGTVLAKGDVRVSTVEHGMAALYASGIDNCIIQVNGPEFPILDGSAAMYVEKIKEIGLVEQNATKDYYIIRHKIEVKDEDTGSVITILPDDQFSLTAMCSFNSKFINSQFATLEDMSTFDTEIAAARTFVFVRDIVPLLEANLIKGGDLDNAIVIYEREVSQEKLDQLADVLKVPHMDATKIGYIQHKPLMWENECTRHKLLDIIGDMALIGKPIKGRIVATRPGHTINNKFARLMRKEIRKHEIQAPIYDPNEVPIMDNKRIRELLPHRYPMQLVDKITAMGPTSIVGVKNVTANEPFFQGHFPNEPVMPGVLQIEAMAQCGGLLVLGQLEEPEKYSTYFLKIDDVKFRQKVVPGDTLLFRVELLAPVRHGISSMKGYMFVGDQVVSEATFTAQIVKNK; translated from the coding sequence ATGGAAGCTAAGAAGCAGACAACACTTAAAGGAAATTTTTCTCTTTTTGGAAAAGGGTTACATACGGGTTTGAACCTTACTGTTACATTCAATCCCGCACCCGAAAATACCGGATATAAAATACAACGAATTGACATAGAAGGTCAACCGATTATTGATGCCGTAGCAGAAAATGTGGTCGACACACAGCGTGGAACGGTTCTTGCAAAGGGAGATGTCCGCGTTTCTACCGTAGAACACGGTATGGCTGCACTTTATGCCTCGGGCATAGATAACTGTATCATTCAGGTCAATGGCCCTGAATTTCCTATTCTTGACGGTTCTGCAGCAATGTATGTTGAGAAGATAAAGGAAATAGGTCTTGTTGAACAGAATGCTACGAAAGACTATTATATCATTCGTCATAAGATTGAAGTAAAAGATGAAGACACGGGGTCTGTGATCACTATTCTGCCCGATGACCAATTCAGTCTGACTGCAATGTGCTCATTTAACTCCAAGTTTATCAACAGTCAGTTTGCTACCTTGGAGGATATGTCGACTTTCGACACAGAGATTGCTGCAGCAAGAACATTCGTGTTTGTACGCGACATCGTTCCTTTGTTGGAGGCAAACCTTATCAAAGGTGGCGACCTTGACAATGCCATTGTTATCTATGAACGTGAAGTGAGCCAAGAGAAACTTGACCAATTGGCCGATGTTTTGAAAGTTCCTCACATGGATGCAACGAAGATTGGATATATTCAGCACAAGCCATTGATGTGGGAAAATGAGTGCACACGTCATAAATTGCTTGATATCATCGGTGACATGGCGCTTATCGGCAAACCTATCAAGGGCAGAATTGTTGCGACCCGACCTGGTCATACTATCAATAATAAGTTTGCAAGACTGATGAGAAAAGAAATTCGCAAGCATGAAATTCAGGCGCCAATCTATGACCCGAATGAAGTGCCAATCATGGATAACAAGCGTATTCGCGAACTGCTTCCTCATCGCTATCCCATGCAGTTGGTCGACAAGATTACAGCAATGGGCCCGACAAGTATTGTCGGTGTGAAGAATGTTACAGCCAATGAGCCTTTCTTCCAGGGCCATTTCCCCAACGAACCTGTCATGCCGGGAGTTCTTCAGATAGAAGCAATGGCACAGTGTGGTGGTCTGCTTGTGCTTGGGCAATTGGAAGAACCAGAAAAGTATTCAACTTATTTTTTGAAGATTGATGATGTTAAATTTCGACAGAAAGTAGTTCCTGGAGATACCCTCCTCTTTAGAGTTGAGCTCTTGGCACCTGTTCGTCATGGCATCAGCTCTATGAAAGGATATATGTTTGTTGGTGATCAAGTTGTTTCAGAAGCAACATTCACAGCCCAGATTGTAAAGAATAAATAA
- the lpxA gene encoding acyl-ACP--UDP-N-acetylglucosamine O-acyltransferase translates to MNQISPLAYVHPEAKLGDNNIIGPFCYIDRDTIIGDNNVFQNSVTINVGARIGNGNEIFPGASISTKPQDLKFKGEVSTCKIGDNNSIRENVTISRGTASKGVTLVGSNNLLMENMHIAHDCVLGNNCIIGNSTKFAGEVTIDDNAIISATVLTHQFCKIGSYVMIQGGCRFSQDIPPYIIAGKEPTRYCGINLVGLRRHGFSNELIESIHEAYRLLYSKGVLKEGIEEIRKNLQITPEIQYIIDFVESSKRGIIR, encoded by the coding sequence ATGAATCAAATCAGTCCGCTTGCCTACGTTCATCCCGAGGCAAAACTTGGAGACAACAATATTATCGGCCCTTTCTGTTACATTGATCGAGATACCATTATCGGTGACAATAATGTGTTTCAGAACAGTGTAACAATCAATGTTGGGGCGCGGATTGGCAACGGAAATGAGATATTTCCCGGTGCCAGCATTTCCACCAAGCCACAGGATTTGAAATTCAAAGGGGAGGTTTCTACCTGTAAGATAGGCGATAATAACAGCATCCGCGAGAATGTAACCATATCCCGTGGCACAGCATCCAAAGGTGTAACGCTCGTAGGTAGCAACAACCTTCTGATGGAGAACATGCATATAGCGCATGATTGTGTGTTGGGCAACAACTGCATTATCGGCAACTCAACGAAATTCGCCGGTGAAGTTACAATTGATGATAATGCAATTATCAGTGCAACCGTATTGACACACCAGTTCTGCAAGATAGGAAGTTATGTCATGATACAGGGCGGTTGTCGCTTCAGCCAGGATATTCCACCTTATATTATAGCAGGCAAGGAGCCTACAAGATATTGTGGAATTAATCTCGTTGGACTTCGTCGACACGGTTTCAGTAATGAACTAATTGAGAGTATTCACGAGGCTTATCGTCTCCTCTATTCAAAAGGTGTCCTTAAAGAAGGTATCGAAGAAATCAGGAAAAACCTTCAGATTACCCCTGAAATACAATACATCATTGACTTTGTAGAGTCATCCAAGCGAGGCATTATCAGATAA
- the miaA gene encoding tRNA (adenosine(37)-N6)-dimethylallyltransferase MiaA, producing MKTLVVVLGPTGVGKTELCIKLAQYLKSPIINADSRQIFAEIPIGTAAPTQEQQHAITHYFVGNHSIKDYYSAAKYETDALELMESLFHQGHETLLLTGGSMMYIDAVCNGIDDIPTVDQKTRDLLKKKLTEEGLDHLVEELKQLDPEHYLVVDKKNPRRVVHALEICYMTGKTYTSFRKQTKKQRPFKILKIGLNRDRNELYGRINSRVIDMFNHGLIDECKHVYDYRDCNALNTVGYKETFNYIDGLLTQEETIRQIQSNTRQYMRKQLTWFKRDQDINWFQPDNIEEIIKYLDEKL from the coding sequence ATGAAAACCCTTGTTGTTGTTCTTGGGCCTACTGGAGTTGGAAAAACGGAGCTTTGCATCAAGCTTGCCCAATATCTGAAATCGCCCATTATCAATGCTGATTCCCGACAGATTTTTGCAGAAATCCCTATCGGTACGGCTGCCCCAACCCAAGAACAACAGCATGCAATCACTCACTATTTCGTGGGTAATCATTCTATAAAGGACTACTATAGTGCTGCAAAATATGAAACCGATGCTTTAGAACTGATGGAAAGTCTTTTCCATCAGGGGCACGAAACATTGTTGCTGACAGGTGGAAGCATGATGTATATAGATGCTGTATGCAATGGAATTGATGACATTCCTACTGTAGATCAGAAGACACGTGACTTACTGAAGAAGAAATTAACCGAAGAAGGGTTAGACCATCTCGTAGAAGAACTCAAACAACTTGACCCAGAACACTATCTTGTTGTTGACAAAAAGAACCCTCGCCGTGTAGTACATGCCTTAGAGATTTGCTACATGACGGGGAAAACTTACACGTCATTTCGTAAACAAACCAAGAAGCAAAGACCGTTTAAAATATTAAAGATAGGATTAAACCGAGATCGAAATGAGTTGTATGGAAGAATTAATTCACGCGTTATCGACATGTTCAATCACGGTTTGATTGATGAATGCAAGCATGTATATGACTATCGGGATTGTAATGCACTCAATACTGTTGGCTACAAGGAAACATTCAATTACATAGACGGTTTGCTAACGCAGGAAGAGACTATTCGGCAGATACAGTCGAATACACGACAATATATGCGAAAACAGCTCACCTGGTTTAAACGCGATCAAGATATCAATTGGTTTCAACCGGACAACATTGAAGAAATTATAAAATACCTTGATGAAAAGCTGTAA